From a single Actinomycetota bacterium genomic region:
- the grdA gene encoding glycine/sarcosine/betaine reductase complex selenoprotein A: MFDGKQVIVIGERDGVAGPAIEACVKEAGGDVVFTATECFVUTAAGAMDLDSQEAIKNLADEHGTDNLLVILGAPDPESAEIAAETVVLGDPSYAGPLAEAQLGLTVYHVLEDEVKNAIPDEAWEEHIGLMAEALDPEALSEAVAAMREEAG; this comes from the coding sequence ATGTTCGACGGGAAACAAGTGATCGTGATCGGTGAACGCGACGGCGTCGCCGGCCCCGCCATCGAAGCGTGTGTGAAGGAGGCCGGAGGCGACGTGGTGTTCACGGCCACCGAGTGCTTCGTCTGAACGGCGGCGGGGGCCATGGACCTGGACAGCCAGGAAGCGATCAAGAACCTGGCGGACGAGCACGGCACCGACAACCTGCTCGTCATCCTCGGGGCGCCTGACCCCGAGAGCGCCGAGATCGCTGCCGAGACCGTCGTTCTCGGCGATCCCAGCTACGCAGGTCCTCTGGCCGAGGCCCAGTTGGGTCTCACCGTGTACCACGTCCTGGAGGACGAGGTGAAGAACGCCATCCCCGACGAGGCGTGGGAGGAGCACATCGGCCTGATGGCCGAGGCGCTCGACCCCGAGGCGCTCAGCGAGGCGGTGGCGGCGATGCGTGAGGAGGCCGGCTGA
- the grdC gene encoding glycine/sarcosine/betaine reductase complex component C subunit beta, translating to MSDAAVISAAATVLAHTPGLVRHGSKPRRELPKDEELREKFFASLRTFEEAVAYRPHHAYLGSLHPRELPERPWVSNPDEDAGRFAPRGELMPEDEFIGLMAAVDEFDLLTLDPDFAEQTAAKLGEHPLAKSIDLDRITDAAGDLDAAVDKDGAVALHVEGDRVVAAIRRAHDVDDSLAAPVLLENLTVKATGTLALLHLLDDHDIDPASIEYTLTCSEEAVGDRYQRGGGNMAKAIAGVAGLTDASGFDVKNFCAAPMPALVVAASLVVAGVFRRVAIIAGGSQAKLGMKFQGGLKNDLPVLEDVIGGTAVLVEADDDASPRIRLDAVGRHRVSSGGSNPQILQDLAIGPLEAAGLNMLDVDDYGTELHNPEIMEPQGSGDVATRNYRTLGALASRRGEIDRDQIDEFVAQRGMPGFAPSQGHLASALCYVPHALPRLTDGDAERVLLMAKGSLFLGRMSQSSDGMSVLLERNPGRS from the coding sequence ATGAGTGATGCAGCCGTCATCTCTGCGGCCGCCACCGTGCTGGCGCACACCCCCGGGCTGGTCCGCCACGGGTCCAAACCGCGGCGGGAGCTGCCCAAGGACGAGGAGCTGCGCGAGAAGTTCTTCGCCAGCCTGCGTACCTTCGAGGAGGCCGTCGCGTATCGGCCCCACCACGCCTACCTGGGGTCTCTGCACCCTCGGGAGCTGCCCGAGCGTCCGTGGGTGAGCAACCCCGACGAGGACGCGGGACGGTTCGCTCCCCGCGGTGAGCTGATGCCCGAGGACGAGTTCATCGGGCTGATGGCTGCCGTCGACGAGTTCGACCTGCTCACGCTCGACCCGGACTTCGCCGAGCAGACCGCCGCGAAGCTGGGCGAGCATCCGCTGGCCAAGAGCATCGATCTGGACAGGATCACGGACGCCGCCGGCGATCTGGACGCCGCCGTCGACAAGGACGGCGCTGTCGCCTTGCACGTTGAAGGTGACCGGGTCGTCGCCGCGATCCGCCGCGCGCACGACGTTGACGACTCCCTGGCAGCGCCCGTCCTCCTGGAGAACCTCACGGTCAAGGCGACCGGGACGCTGGCGTTGCTGCACCTGCTCGACGACCACGACATCGACCCGGCCTCGATCGAGTACACGCTGACCTGCTCGGAGGAGGCGGTGGGCGACCGCTACCAGCGCGGCGGCGGGAACATGGCCAAGGCGATCGCCGGTGTCGCGGGGCTGACCGATGCGTCGGGGTTCGACGTGAAGAACTTCTGCGCCGCACCGATGCCGGCGCTGGTCGTGGCTGCCAGCCTGGTCGTGGCGGGGGTGTTCCGCCGGGTGGCGATCATCGCGGGCGGGTCGCAGGCCAAGCTCGGGATGAAGTTCCAGGGCGGCTTGAAGAACGACCTGCCGGTCCTCGAGGACGTCATCGGCGGCACCGCCGTCCTGGTCGAGGCCGACGACGACGCGTCCCCGCGGATCCGCCTCGACGCCGTCGGTCGCCACCGCGTCAGCTCGGGCGGTTCCAACCCCCAGATTCTGCAGGACCTCGCGATCGGTCCCCTCGAGGCGGCCGGCTTGAACATGCTCGACGTCGACGACTACGGCACCGAGCTGCACAACCCCGAGATCATGGAGCCACAAGGGTCTGGAGACGTCGCCACCCGCAACTACCGCACGCTGGGGGCGCTGGCGTCCCGCCGCGGCGAGATCGACCGCGACCAGATCGACGAGTTCGTCGCTCAGCGCGGCATGCCCGGCTTCGCCCCGAGCCAGGGCCACCTCGCCTCGGCCCTGTGCTACGTGCCACACGCGTTACCCCGGCTGACCGACGGTGACGCCGAGCGGGTGCTGCTGATGGCCAAGGGCAGCCTGTTCCTCGGCCGGATGAGCCAGAGCTCGGACGGCATGAGCGTGCTTCTGGAACGCAACCCAGGAAGGAGCTAG
- a CDS encoding thioredoxin family protein: MAEAVIEANSDNFDEIVSDGLVLVDVWGPDCQPCLQLEPHVEEIAEERDDLKVAKVKADDNRRWCMDHQVMGLPTFLLFQDGEEISRISDPDLGPPRFKEWLNEELEQVT, encoded by the coding sequence GTGGCTGAGGCAGTGATCGAGGCCAACAGCGACAACTTCGACGAGATCGTGTCCGATGGACTGGTCCTGGTGGACGTGTGGGGTCCGGACTGTCAGCCGTGTCTGCAGCTCGAGCCCCACGTGGAGGAGATCGCCGAGGAGCGCGACGACCTGAAGGTCGCGAAGGTCAAGGCGGACGACAACCGGCGGTGGTGCATGGATCACCAGGTGATGGGCCTGCCGACCTTCCTCCTGTTCCAAGACGGCGAGGAGATCTCACGGATCTCCGACCCGGACCTGGGGCCGCCGCGCTTCAAGGAGTGGCTGAACGAGGAGCTAGAGCAAGTGACCTGA
- a CDS encoding glycine/sarcosine/betaine reductase component B subunit encodes MAGLRRMVHNVREVELGDATSYSDGRLTVSRDDAEEIMANPALSQVRVSVASPGESVRIVKPLDVVEPRSKGPGGGGIYPGWLADVDQPRGEETHVLRGAAVLAAGFLPRLEEGLIDMSGPASDLSPFGSTHNIVVEFDKADDASWEAVDDAIRRGLLRLAAHLGDAALEAEPDTVEEPPAPGPVGDLPRVGAIINLQTQGSFKDVFVYGKTLANCLPTLVDPDELDDGIVVSGQYGHPALRNPSYMHANNPVVAALRRRHGDDLAFAGLVLSPEPVQQGAKEHISARAADLCRVAGFEAVVITKEGGGNADNDLSLKIDALADYGIPTAGLFAEMSGPGGTGTPVVSPPRSDATMVSLGNYDEQMSLPAVERALGGDRLHDADADATAEVEVPVAVILCALNPLGWGRLTCREAA; translated from the coding sequence GTGGCGGGACTGAGGCGGATGGTCCACAACGTCCGCGAGGTGGAGCTCGGGGACGCGACCAGTTACAGCGACGGCCGCTTGACCGTGTCTCGGGACGACGCGGAAGAGATCATGGCCAACCCGGCCCTGAGTCAGGTGCGCGTGTCGGTGGCGTCGCCGGGCGAGAGCGTCCGGATCGTCAAGCCCCTCGACGTCGTCGAACCGCGGAGCAAGGGACCCGGTGGTGGCGGGATCTACCCGGGGTGGCTCGCGGACGTCGACCAGCCCCGCGGCGAGGAGACCCACGTCCTTCGTGGCGCCGCCGTCCTCGCCGCCGGCTTCCTCCCGCGGCTCGAGGAGGGCCTGATCGACATGTCGGGGCCGGCGTCCGACCTGTCCCCGTTCGGCTCGACGCACAACATCGTCGTGGAGTTCGATAAGGCCGACGACGCCAGCTGGGAGGCGGTCGATGACGCGATCCGCCGGGGGTTGCTCCGCCTGGCGGCTCATCTGGGTGACGCGGCGCTGGAAGCGGAACCCGACACGGTCGAAGAGCCGCCCGCTCCGGGACCGGTCGGTGACCTGCCGCGGGTCGGGGCGATCATCAACCTGCAGACCCAGGGCTCCTTCAAGGACGTGTTCGTCTACGGCAAGACGCTCGCGAACTGCCTGCCCACGCTGGTCGATCCCGACGAGCTCGACGACGGCATCGTGGTCAGCGGCCAGTACGGCCATCCGGCGCTGCGCAACCCGAGCTACATGCACGCCAACAACCCGGTGGTGGCGGCACTGCGCCGCCGCCACGGCGACGACCTGGCGTTCGCGGGGCTGGTGCTGTCACCCGAGCCCGTCCAGCAGGGCGCCAAGGAGCACATCTCGGCCCGCGCGGCTGACCTGTGCCGGGTCGCCGGGTTCGAGGCCGTGGTGATCACCAAGGAGGGCGGCGGGAACGCCGATAACGATCTTTCGCTGAAGATCGACGCGCTGGCCGACTACGGCATCCCCACCGCGGGCCTGTTCGCGGAGATGTCGGGCCCCGGGGGCACGGGCACGCCGGTGGTTTCCCCGCCGCGGAGCGACGCCACGATGGTGTCGCTGGGCAACTACGACGAGCAGATGTCGCTGCCGGCGGTGGAGCGCGCGCTCGGTGGTGACCGGCTCCACGACGCCGACGCAGACGCCACCGCCGAGGTGGAGGTCCCCGTCGCCGTGATCCTGTGCGCCCTGAACCCGTTGGGGTGGGGGCGCCTGACCTGCCGGGAGGCTGCGTGA
- a CDS encoding glycine/betaine/sarcosine/D-proline family reductase selenoprotein B → MADEPTRIVHYINQFYAGVGREEVADTPPEVRDGPVGPGNLLAKLLGDDFEIVATVVCGDDYATQEETAIDEILELAQGTDGDLLVAGPAFGSGRYGFACARLAAAATEAGLPAITAMHEDNPGVDEAAPAPVIASGSTSRDMRDSLEQLAPAVKKLAADETITSDDGRVGRVARQNTVVEERGAERAMDLLLRRLSGEEDATEIPAPRFDMVTPAGPVEDLSEVTLALVTEGGVVPAGNPDGLPSSRANKWLRYPLDGTDSLESGEYESVDGGFSTVAADEDPNRILPVDMARELERDGVIGKLHDQYLVTIGNGTPVATARSFGVEWASELHQANVQAAILTATUGTGTRCGTTLAKELERSGIPTAVITNLVSIAEKVGAPRIVPGRAIPHPVGDPELGPDEERAFRRRVLERALEAVSTPVKRPTVFSMDGEEGNDDE, encoded by the coding sequence ATGGCTGACGAACCGACCCGCATCGTCCACTACATCAACCAGTTCTACGCGGGCGTGGGCCGCGAAGAGGTCGCCGACACGCCCCCGGAGGTGCGTGACGGGCCGGTTGGCCCGGGCAACCTCCTCGCCAAGCTGCTCGGCGATGACTTCGAGATCGTCGCGACGGTCGTCTGCGGCGACGACTACGCGACCCAGGAAGAGACCGCGATCGACGAGATCCTGGAACTGGCCCAGGGAACCGACGGCGACCTGCTCGTGGCCGGTCCGGCGTTCGGGAGCGGACGCTACGGCTTCGCCTGCGCCCGCCTGGCCGCCGCCGCGACGGAGGCAGGCCTGCCCGCGATCACCGCCATGCACGAGGACAACCCGGGTGTGGACGAAGCCGCACCGGCACCGGTGATCGCCAGCGGCAGCACGTCGCGCGACATGCGCGACTCACTCGAGCAACTCGCTCCGGCCGTGAAGAAGCTCGCCGCGGACGAGACGATCACGTCCGACGACGGCCGGGTCGGTCGGGTCGCGCGGCAGAACACGGTCGTCGAGGAGCGGGGCGCGGAACGTGCGATGGACCTCCTGCTGCGCCGGCTGTCCGGCGAGGAGGACGCCACCGAGATCCCGGCGCCCCGGTTCGACATGGTGACCCCTGCCGGGCCCGTCGAGGATCTGTCCGAGGTGACCCTGGCGCTGGTCACCGAAGGAGGGGTCGTCCCCGCAGGCAACCCCGACGGCCTGCCGTCGTCGCGGGCGAACAAGTGGCTGCGCTACCCCCTCGACGGGACGGATTCCCTGGAGTCGGGTGAGTACGAGTCGGTCGACGGTGGCTTCTCGACGGTCGCAGCCGACGAGGACCCCAACCGGATCCTGCCGGTGGACATGGCCCGCGAGCTCGAGCGCGACGGGGTGATCGGGAAGCTGCACGACCAGTACCTGGTGACGATCGGGAACGGCACGCCGGTCGCGACCGCCCGTAGCTTCGGGGTGGAGTGGGCCTCCGAGCTGCACCAGGCCAACGTGCAAGCGGCGATCCTGACCGCAACCTGAGGGACCGGCACGCGTTGCGGGACAACGCTCGCGAAGGAACTGGAGCGGTCGGGTATCCCGACTGCGGTCATCACCAACCTGGTCTCGATCGCTGAGAAGGTCGGTGCTCCGAGGATCGTGCCGGGGCGTGCGATCCCTCACCCGGTCGGTGACCCAGAACTGGGGCCCGACGAGGAACGGGCGTTCCGGCGGCGGGTGCTCGAGCGGGCACTCGAAGCCGTCTCGACGCCAGTGAAACGCCCGACCGTGTTCTCCATGGACGGCGAGGAAGGCAACGACGATGAGTGA